In Humulus lupulus chromosome 6, drHumLupu1.1, whole genome shotgun sequence, a single genomic region encodes these proteins:
- the LOC133781359 gene encoding L-ascorbate oxidase homolog yields the protein MLCMQIMLMIMLFRMGVQHRKNSWQDGVPGTNCPILPGQNYTYRFQVKDQIGSYFYYPTTAMHRAAGGFGGLRVNSRLLIPVPYADPEDDYTVLIGDWYTKSHSTLKSFLDAGRSLARPDGVLINGKSLDKKGRGKPLFTMKPGKTYKYRICNVGLKTSLNFRIQNHLMKLVEMEGSHTVQNVYESLDVHVGQCFSVLVTADKEPKAYYMVASTRFTKKVLTGKAIVSYTNAKRGPPSADIPAAPVGNWAWSLNQFRSFRWNLTASAARPNPQGSYHYGKINITRTIKLVNSASRVNGKLRYTINGVSHVDTATPLKLAEYFRVADKVFKYDSIKDEPPAEGTPQKVTLAPNVVNQPFRNFVEIIFENHEKSLQSWHLAGYSFFAAAIGPGKWSPEQRKNYNLLDAVSRHTIQVFPKSYAAILLTFDNAGMWNLRSELTENRYLGQQLYISVLSPARSLRDEYNIPDNALLCGIVKKLPFPPPYTI from the exons atgttatgcatgCAAATAATGTTAATGATCATGTTGTTTAGGATGGGAGTCCAGCACAGGAAGAACTCATGGCAAGATGGAGTACCAGGAACCAACTGCCCTATTCTCCCAGGCCAAAACTACACCTATCGTTTCCAAGTAAAGGATCAAATAGGCAGCTACTTCTACTATCCCACCACAGCCATGCACAGAGCAGCAGGAGGCTTCGGCGGCCTTCGTGTCAACAGCCGCCTCCTCATTCCCGTCCCCTACGCCGATCCAGAGGACGACTACACCGTCCTCATCGGCGACTGGTACACCAAGAGCCACTCCACTCTCAAGTCCTTCTTAGACGCTGGACGCTCTCTCGCCAGACCAGATGGTGTGCTCATCAATGGAAAATCTCTCGACAAGAAGGGCAGGGGCAAGCCTCTCTTCACCATGAAGCCTGGAAAGACCTACAAGTACAGAATATGCAACGTGGGACTCAAGACCTCACTCAACTTCAGAATCCAAAACCACCTCATGAAGCTTGTTGAGATGGAGGGCTCTCACACCGTCCAAAACGTCTACGAGTCCCTCGACGTGCATGTGGGGCAGTGCTTTTCGGTGCTCGTCACTGCTGACAAAGAGCCAAAGGCGTACTACATGGTGGCTTCCACAAGATTCACCAAGAAAGTGCTGACGGGAAAAGCCATCGTCAGTTACACCAACGCCAAGCGTGGCCCTCCTTCGGCTGACATCCCAGCAGCCCCGGTTGGAAACTGGGCATGGTCACTCAACCAGTTCCGTTCCTTTAGGTGGAACCTCACAGCTAGTGCAGCCAGGCCGAACCCTCAGGGCTCTTACCACTACGGAAAGATCAACATCACCCGCACCATCAAGCTTGTCAACTCTGCCAGCAGGGTTAACGGCAAGCTTCGTTACACTATCAATGGAGTCTCCCATGTTGATACAGCCACACCATTGAAGCTGGCTGAGTACTTCAGGGTAGCCGACAAGGTCTTCAAATACGACAGTATCAAAGACGAGCCACCAGCTGAAGGCACCCCACAGAAAGTGACTCTGGCTCCTAATGTTGTCAACCAACCTTTCCGCAACTTTGTCGAGATCATCTTTGAAAATCATGAGAAGAGCTTGCAGTCATGGCATTTGGCTGGATACTCCTTCTTCGCGGCTGC CATAGGGCCAGGGAAGTGGAGCCCAGAGCAAAGGAAAAACTACAATCTTCTTGATGCAGTAAGCAGGCACACCATTCAGGTGTTCCCCAAGTCATATGCTGCAATTTTGCTGACATTTGACAATGCTGGGATGTGGAATTTGAGATCAGAGTTGACAGAGAATCGGTACCTGGGGCAGCAGCTCTACATAAGCGTGTTGTCACCGGCACGGTCACTCAGGGACGAGTACAACATCCCAGATAATGCCTTGCTCTGCGGCATCGTTAAGAAACTTCCATTCCCACCTCCATACACCATCTAA
- the LOC133781358 gene encoding transcription factor Pur-alpha 1 gives MEANSGGGGGGAGGPPVGPPTTAVAASAATGGGGGGGGNDVELLCKTLQVEHKLFYFDLKENPRGRYLKISEKTSATRSTIIVPFSGISWFLDLFNYYVNSDDQEVFSKELQLDTKVFYFDVGENRRGRFLKVSEASVSRNRSTIIVPAGSTRDEGWAAFRNILAEINEASRLFILPNQQSAESSERIVGLSDDVGAGFISGHSSQPATTTELNMDRSVELPAQDEIGNMGVSKVIRADQKRFFFDLGSNNRGHFLRISEVAGSDRSSIILPLSGLKQFHEIVGHFVEITKDRIEGMTGANVRTVEPPQR, from the exons ATGGAGGCCAAttctggaggaggaggaggaggagcggGAGGACCACCGGTGGGACCACCGACTACGGCTGTCGCGGCGTCTGCTGCTACCGGTGGTGGTGGCGGCGGCGGAGGGAATGACGTGGAGCTACTCTGCAAGACGCTTCAGGTGGAGCACAAACTGTTCTACTTCGATCTGAAGGAGAATCCTCGCGGCCGTTATCTCAAGATTTCGGAGAAGACCTCCGCCACTCGCTCCACCATCATCGTTCCTTTCTCCGGCATCTCCTGGTTCCTCGATCTCTTCAATTACTATGTCAATTCCGACGATCAGGAGGTCTTCAGCAAGGAATTGCAGCTCGATACCAAG GTCTTCTACTTCGACGTCGGCGAGAATAGAAGGGGTCGTTTCCTCAAG GTGTCCGAAGCTTCTGTGAGCAGAAACCGCAGTACTATCATTGTTCCTGCTGGAAGCACCCGGGACGAAGGGTGGGCAGCATTTAGGAACATCTTGGCTGAGATCAATGAGGCGTCAAGGCTTTTTATACTACCCAACCAG CAAAGTGCTGAATCTTCAGAACGCATTGTTGGGCTTTCAGATGATGTTGGTGCCGGCTTCATATCTGGCCATAGTAGTCAACCAGCCACAACCACTGAACTGAACATGGATAGATCCGTAGAGTTGCCAGCGCAGGACGAAATTGGTAATATGGGAGTCTCGAAAGTTATCAGGGCTGATCAGAAGAGATTCTTCTTTGATCTTGGGAGCAATAACAGAGGTCATTTCCTAAGAATATCTGAG GTTGCGGGTTCTGATCGGTCTTCCATCATTCTCCCACTGTCTGGACTCAAGCAGTTCCATGAAATAGTGGGTCACTTTGTGGAGATCACCAAAGACAGAATTGAAGGAATGACAGGAGCAAATGTTCGAACAGTGGAGCCCCCACAGAGATAG
- the LOC133781360 gene encoding uncharacterized protein LOC133781360, translating to MNGSWLLPSFVVVFQIPNSQIKISSELSRCAIGFVQFSRSKMKKAPLAVLLLLLSALIPSGSSSTVPAFLWSSHGVHPSSSSSVNYQTLSPKDLAKSLLSQAGWSHLLCSEDQVKQPLDLALIFVGSQLQSSDLYANTNANKDFVDFLKVSFTRSNFSMAYPYIAATEESMADSLLEGVTETCGNNINLGNIAVSESCSLPAGNFQKLANVQSVHDFLSSRTEKRANGEADVVVFCHEESNSLDNVHQSHSETETFGKLVDSMDQSGEKYAVLYVSDPSKSIQYPSSRDVERFLAESTNTTICGEVCKIKASLLEGLLVGIVLLIILISGICCMMGIDTPTRFETPQDS from the exons ATGAATGGAAGTTGGCTCCTTCCTTCGTTCGTTGTTGTGTTCCAAATTCCCAATTCTCAAATCAAAATCTCATCTGAGCTCTCTCGCTGCGCTATTGGCTTCGTTCAATTCAGTCGATCGAAG ATGAAGAAGGCGCCTTTGGCAGTGCTCTTGTTGCTGCTCTCAGCTTTGATTCCATCTGGGTCGTCCTCAACTGTGCCTGCTTTCCTCTGGTCCTCACATGG GGTTCATCCATCATCGTCGTCATCTGTAAATTATCAGACTTTATCTCCCAAGGATCTGGCAAAGTCCCTCCTCTCCCAAGCTGGGTGGTCACACTTATTG TGCTCAGAAGACCAAGTTAAGCAACCTCTGGATCTGGCTCTTATCTTTGTTGGTTCACAG CTACAGTCTTCTGATCTTTATGCAAACACCAATGCAAACAAAGATTTTGTGGACTTTCTCAAG GTGTCCTTTACAAGATCTAATTTCTCCATGGCATACCCCTACATTGCTGCAACAGAGGAGTCAATGGCCGATTCTTTGCTAGAAGGAGTTACTGAGACTtgtggaaacaacattaatttgGGTAATATTGCTGTCTCGGAGTCGTGCTCCCTTCCAGCTGGAAATTTTCAAAAACTTGCAAACGTGCAATCTGTTCAT GATTTCCTGAGTTCAAGGACAGAAAAGAGAGCAAATGGGGAGGCAGATGTGGTTGTGTTCTGCCATGAAGAATCTAATTCTTTGGATAATGTTCACCAATCACATTCAGAGA CTGAAACTTTTGGCAAGCTTGTTGATTCCATGGATCAGTCTGGGGAAAAGTACGCAGTTCTGTATGTTTCAGACCCTTCTAAGTCTATTCAGTATCCATCATCTCGGGATGTAGAAAGGTTTTTGGCTGAAAGCACCAACACTACAATCTGTGGTGAAGTTTGCAAGATCAAAGCATCACTTTTGGAGGGACTTCTAGTT GGCATTGTTTTGCTTATAATCCTAATATCTGGCATCTGCTGCATGATGGGAATTGATACTCCAACAAGATTCGAGACACCTCAAGATTCTTGA
- the LOC133781361 gene encoding uncharacterized protein LOC133781361 — MKDLSLFLVKNSLGGKMRKGFRTFCNGDDSTSTLDQHNSSSSSSYTHLPPLIPHHDNHHHHQVGTLEEMILKLELEEEKARRLSNATNNNYNYNGRRMSCTNVIYNNSSSSSDILTSARNAAMSQYPRFSLDGKDAMYRSSFRNDNNSSKNTVVEEPGRRSVCCGELRRLRGRLSGGGGGGGGLLLPPTVAGESVVWCKPGVVAKLMGLDAMPVPVKRRKQQQDHDHHHRRVEIMDGRDEKEMLFKMRTYNKKTSGGGGGGGGGGGGGYCSVMKPVMEVQSGGGGGGGRRFL, encoded by the coding sequence ATGAAAGACCTCTCCTTATTCCTAGTGAAAAACTCATTAGGAGGAAAGATGAGAAAAGGGTTCCGAACCTTCTGCAACGGCGACGACTCCACCTCCACTCTCGACCAGCacaactcctcctcctcctcctcctacaCCCACCTCCCTCCTCTTATTCCCCACCATgataatcatcatcatcatcaagtcGGAACCCTAGAAGAGATGATTCTAAAGCTAGAGCTGGAAGAAGAGAAAGCCAGAAGATTATCCAATGCTACTAACAACAATTACAACTACAATGGTCGTAGAATGTCTTGTACTAACGTTATATACAACAACTCATCATCATCGTCGGACATACTCACGTCAGCCAGAAACGCCGCCATGAGTCAGTACCCTCGCTTCTCTCTCGACGGCAAGGACGCCATGTACCGATCTTCGTTCCGAAACGACAACAACAGTAGTAAGAATACTGTGGTGGAAGAGCCGGGAAGGAGATCGGTGTGTTGTGGTGAGCTGAGAAGGCTTCGTGGGAGACTCAGCGgcggcggtggtggtggtggtgggctGCTGCTGCCGCCCACGGTGGCGGGGGAGAGCGTGGTGTGGTGTAAGCCCGGAGTTGTGGCCAAGCTTATGGGGTTGGACGCCATGCCTGTGCCGGTCAAGAGGCGGAAGCAACAGCAGGATCATGATCATCATCATCGTCGAGTGGAGATAATGGACGGTCGTGATGAGAAGGAGATGTTGTTTAAGATGAGAACGTATAATAAGAAAACTAgtggcggcggcggcggcggcggtggcggtggtggtggtggttacTGTAGTGTGATGAAACCGGTAATGGAAGTACAGTCCggtgggggtggtggtggtggtcgaCGCTTTCTTTGA